The following are encoded together in the Bradyrhizobium sp. CCGUVB1N3 genome:
- a CDS encoding CaiB/BaiF CoA-transferase family protein, giving the protein MASDNIFSGLKVVDFSSFVAAPGAAVILSDFGADVIKVEPPSGDPWRHVHKIPPQPAADEPYQWHLVNRNKRSITLDLKSPSAPQVLEQLVKWADVFIVNTPHPARKKLKLEYDDVVRWNPRLIYADLTGFGEKGPDANLPGFDITAYWARSGLLSMTRDAGAPPTWPVAGSGDNATGVGIYSAIVTALYRRERTSKGAYVTTSLLAEGVWSASVSIQAALAGAKFFGLHDRMHPANAALNVYRAADGTWFVLIVTPDKLAAVAKAIGRPDLLTDQRFADPAKLMANMPELTAILDEVFSAQPMARWYEVFSGAHVTFGAVRGPQEVINDPQLTANDIVVPLEGAGGNLGRTISSPIQVHGVAKVPARRGPDLGEHTEEILRDLGFDAKGIEDLRTSGAVPKVNEHA; this is encoded by the coding sequence ATGGCAAGCGACAACATTTTTTCCGGACTGAAGGTGGTTGACTTCTCGAGCTTCGTCGCGGCGCCCGGCGCCGCCGTGATCCTGTCCGACTTCGGCGCCGACGTCATTAAGGTCGAACCGCCGAGTGGTGACCCTTGGAGACATGTGCACAAGATCCCGCCGCAGCCGGCGGCAGATGAGCCCTATCAGTGGCATCTCGTCAACCGCAACAAGCGCAGTATCACGCTCGATCTGAAGTCGCCCAGCGCCCCTCAAGTCCTCGAGCAGCTTGTCAAATGGGCCGATGTATTCATCGTCAATACGCCACATCCCGCGCGCAAGAAGTTAAAGCTCGAATATGACGATGTGGTGCGCTGGAATCCGCGCCTGATCTACGCGGACCTTACGGGGTTCGGCGAAAAGGGACCGGATGCCAATCTGCCGGGCTTTGACATCACGGCATACTGGGCGCGTAGTGGTTTGCTGTCGATGACGCGCGATGCCGGCGCGCCGCCGACCTGGCCGGTGGCCGGCAGCGGCGACAACGCGACAGGTGTCGGAATCTATTCGGCGATCGTCACCGCGCTTTACCGCCGCGAGCGCACCAGCAAGGGAGCGTATGTCACGACCTCGCTGCTCGCCGAGGGTGTCTGGTCGGCGAGCGTTTCGATCCAGGCTGCGCTGGCCGGTGCAAAGTTCTTTGGGCTGCATGATCGCATGCATCCGGCTAATGCGGCGCTCAACGTGTATCGCGCAGCCGACGGCACCTGGTTCGTTCTTATCGTCACGCCCGACAAGTTGGCCGCTGTGGCAAAGGCAATCGGCCGACCGGATCTGTTGACCGATCAGCGATTCGCCGATCCGGCGAAGCTGATGGCGAACATGCCGGAACTCACGGCCATCCTCGACGAGGTTTTCTCCGCGCAGCCGATGGCGCGTTGGTATGAGGTTTTCAGCGGCGCGCACGTCACGTTCGGCGCCGTGCGCGGGCCGCAAGAGGTGATTAACGATCCCCAGCTGACGGCAAACGACATCGTCGTTCCGCTCGAAGGCGCCGGCGGCAACCTCGGCAGGACGATCAGCAGCCCGATTCAGGTGCACGGGGTCGCCAAGGTTCCGGCCCGGCGTGGGCCCGACCTCGGCGAACACACTGAAGAGATCCTGCGCGACCTGGGGTTCGACGCGAAAGGGATCGAGGACCTGCGCACGAGCGGCGCGGTGCCGAAGGTCAACGAACACGCGTAG
- a CDS encoding enoyl-CoA hydratase-related protein, translated as MSSTTTTLANVQYEKRGAIAYVTVNRPKVLNALNTATWKDLRSAFEDARDDAAVRGVILTGAGDKAFIAGADIGELAHASAIDAERSSRYGQEVLDLVENLGKPVIAAINGFALGGGCETAMACTIRIAVEHAKFGQPEVKLGLLPGGGGTQRLPRLVGKGRALQLILSGETISAQEAYRIGLINEVVPAADLISRAEAILKMIAANAPIAIKQSLEAVNKGLDTSQSEGFALEASYFGLCAGTEDKKEGTSAFLEKRAPQFLGR; from the coding sequence ATGTCCTCGACAACAACGACACTCGCAAACGTCCAGTACGAGAAGCGCGGCGCGATCGCCTATGTGACCGTCAACCGGCCCAAAGTGCTCAACGCCCTGAACACGGCGACATGGAAGGACCTGCGAAGTGCGTTCGAGGACGCGCGGGACGACGCGGCGGTGCGCGGCGTCATCCTGACCGGCGCGGGCGACAAGGCATTCATCGCCGGCGCCGATATAGGCGAGCTCGCGCATGCGAGTGCGATCGACGCCGAACGGTCCAGCCGCTACGGGCAGGAGGTGCTTGATCTCGTCGAGAATCTCGGCAAGCCGGTGATCGCGGCAATCAACGGCTTTGCACTGGGCGGTGGTTGCGAGACGGCAATGGCGTGCACCATCCGCATCGCCGTCGAACATGCGAAGTTCGGCCAGCCCGAGGTCAAGCTGGGATTGCTTCCCGGCGGCGGCGGCACGCAGCGACTGCCGCGTCTGGTCGGAAAGGGCCGTGCGCTTCAGCTCATTCTGTCCGGCGAGACCATCAGCGCACAGGAGGCGTATCGCATCGGGCTCATTAACGAGGTCGTTCCTGCAGCCGATCTCATTTCGCGTGCGGAAGCCATCCTGAAGATGATCGCTGCGAACGCTCCCATCGCTATCAAGCAGTCGCTTGAGGCGGTGAACAAGGGATTGGACACGAGCCAGAGCGAGGGTTTTGCGCTGGAAGCCTCCTATTTCGGGCTGTGCGCCGGGACGGAAGACAAGAAGGAGGGCACGTCCGCCTTCCTCGAAAAGCGCGCACCCCAGTTCCTGGGGCGGTGA
- a CDS encoding acyl-CoA dehydrogenase family protein produces the protein MLTKAPKQVPTPNSDFYDFAETLNRNDRAILQKVRTFMESKVAPIINKYWVEDAFPFEVLPAFKELSIGGLGYEGYGCAGGSQLLVGLVGIEMARVDVSIATFFGVHSHLAMGSIALDGSEEQKQKWLPPMARLEKIGCFGLTEPLVGSGTGGGLTTTAKREGDTWVLNGQKRWIGNAPWCDISIIWARDVDDNQVKGFIVENKTTSGFSVEKMQNKIALKVVQNGQITLKDVRVSESNRLQGGNSFRDTARVLRGTRYYVGWEATGCQMGAYEHALKYAQERLQFGKPIGSFQMIQDLLAKMLANIVACQCMVVRTAQLADEGKLTDQQAALSKAFTTAKARETVSWARELLGGNGIIADYNVARFFADAEALYSYEGTYQMQNLIVGKAITGFSAFI, from the coding sequence ATGCTTACCAAAGCGCCGAAGCAGGTTCCGACGCCGAACAGCGATTTCTATGACTTCGCAGAGACCTTGAATAGAAACGATCGAGCGATTTTGCAGAAGGTGCGCACGTTCATGGAGTCCAAGGTCGCGCCGATCATCAACAAATACTGGGTCGAGGACGCCTTCCCGTTCGAAGTGCTTCCCGCGTTCAAGGAGCTGAGCATCGGCGGCCTCGGCTATGAGGGCTATGGCTGCGCCGGCGGGAGCCAATTGCTGGTCGGCCTTGTTGGAATAGAGATGGCGCGGGTCGATGTCTCAATCGCGACTTTCTTCGGCGTCCACAGCCATCTGGCGATGGGTTCGATCGCGCTCGATGGATCGGAGGAGCAGAAACAAAAGTGGCTGCCGCCGATGGCGCGCCTGGAAAAGATCGGTTGCTTCGGCCTGACTGAGCCGTTGGTCGGCTCAGGAACAGGCGGCGGCCTCACCACGACGGCAAAACGCGAGGGTGACACCTGGGTCCTCAACGGCCAGAAGCGGTGGATCGGCAATGCACCCTGGTGCGATATCTCGATCATCTGGGCGCGCGACGTCGACGACAACCAGGTCAAGGGCTTCATCGTCGAGAACAAGACGACGTCCGGCTTCAGCGTCGAAAAGATGCAGAACAAGATCGCGCTCAAAGTCGTCCAGAACGGCCAGATTACCCTCAAAGACGTTCGAGTGTCGGAGTCGAACCGCCTGCAGGGCGGCAACTCGTTCCGCGACACCGCGCGCGTGTTGCGTGGGACGCGGTACTACGTGGGATGGGAAGCGACGGGATGCCAGATGGGCGCCTACGAGCACGCGCTCAAATACGCTCAGGAGCGATTGCAGTTCGGAAAGCCGATCGGCTCGTTCCAGATGATTCAGGATCTCCTTGCGAAAATGCTCGCCAACATCGTTGCTTGCCAATGCATGGTGGTTCGTACAGCACAGCTCGCCGACGAAGGCAAGCTTACGGACCAGCAGGCGGCGCTTTCGAAGGCGTTCACGACGGCCAAGGCGCGTGAGACGGTCTCCTGGGCACGAGAGCTGCTCGGCGGCAACGGCATTATCGCCGACTACAACGTCGCGCGCTTCTTTGCTGATGCCGAAGCACTCTATTCCTACGAGGGCACATACCAGATGCAGAACCTGATCGTCGGCAAGGCGATCACCGGGTTCAGCGCCTTCATCTGA
- a CDS encoding 3-hydroxyacyl-CoA dehydrogenase NAD-binding domain-containing protein, giving the protein MSNTKPIRRIAIIGTGVIGASWASLFLAKGLQVVATDPAPNAEASLRKFVETAWPALKRLGLSAGASQSNLKFTADLAEALTGVDLVQENGPERIDFKQKLYGQLDELLPPEVIIASSSSGLTMSEIQKGAAAHPERCVIGHPFNPPHLIPLTEIVGGAKTSEATIQRAAEFYTSIGQKTVRVNKEMPGHVANRLQSALAREVYYLVAEGVVSAADVDTALSWGPGLRWGIMGNMLLNHLGGGAGGIEHFFQQFSGPMTAWWKTLGSPVLRPEVQKKLIDSVHAEVGSRSISALEAERDEVLLGLLELRNKVAKSNQTKSIEPVA; this is encoded by the coding sequence ATGAGCAACACCAAACCCATTCGCCGCATCGCCATCATCGGCACTGGCGTGATCGGCGCGAGCTGGGCCTCGCTATTTCTCGCCAAGGGACTGCAGGTTGTCGCGACCGACCCCGCGCCGAACGCAGAAGCCTCGCTCCGCAAGTTCGTGGAGACGGCCTGGCCGGCGCTCAAGCGCTTGGGCCTGTCGGCGGGAGCGTCACAGTCGAACCTCAAATTCACCGCGGATCTCGCGGAGGCGCTTACCGGCGTCGACCTCGTCCAGGAGAACGGGCCCGAGCGGATCGATTTCAAGCAAAAGCTCTACGGGCAGCTCGACGAGCTGCTGCCGCCCGAGGTGATCATCGCATCGAGCTCGTCGGGGCTCACCATGAGCGAAATCCAGAAGGGCGCCGCCGCACATCCCGAGCGCTGTGTCATCGGTCATCCGTTCAATCCGCCGCACCTGATTCCGCTGACCGAGATTGTCGGCGGAGCAAAGACCTCGGAAGCGACAATCCAGCGCGCGGCGGAATTCTACACGTCGATCGGGCAAAAGACCGTGCGCGTCAACAAGGAGATGCCCGGCCACGTCGCAAATCGCCTACAGTCCGCATTGGCGCGCGAAGTCTACTATCTTGTCGCCGAGGGCGTGGTGAGCGCGGCCGACGTCGACACCGCCCTCTCCTGGGGGCCGGGCCTTCGCTGGGGAATCATGGGCAACATGCTGCTCAATCACCTCGGCGGCGGCGCGGGCGGCATCGAGCACTTCTTCCAGCAGTTCTCTGGTCCAATGACGGCCTGGTGGAAGACCCTCGGCTCACCCGTGCTGAGGCCGGAAGTACAAAAGAAGCTCATTGACAGCGTTCACGCGGAGGTCGGATCGCGCTCCATCTCGGCGCTGGAGGCCGAACGCGACGAAGTCCTGCTCGGCCTGCTGGAGCTGCGCAACAAGGTCGCCAAGTCGAACCAGACGAAATCGATCGAGCCGGTCGCATAA
- a CDS encoding DUF5050 domain-containing protein, with the protein MTVLEASKSKNSSGVTRSGRLFVLELSGDRIYSMNPDGSDRKIIVTNGRLPDGIAVDVEAGHIYWTNMGVPPLNDGSIERVDLDGGNRKVIIPQGGTYTPKQMHLDKEGKKLYWCDREGMRVMRANLDGSQVETLVETGRGDDDRKDQNRWCVGITVDPKRRHIYWTQKGPDNGELGRIFRAGIDIPKGETPANRSDIEVLFDRLPEPIDLELDLTNRILYWTDRGDPPRGNTVNRAPIDTKADPEIVVTHLMEGIGIALDVPGNRMFVTDFAGSVYSADLDGKNERNFLYAQGNLTGIAYAEI; encoded by the coding sequence ATGACGGTACTTGAAGCATCCAAATCGAAGAACTCGTCGGGGGTGACCCGCTCCGGCCGACTATTCGTTCTCGAGCTGAGTGGGGACCGCATTTACTCGATGAATCCGGACGGTTCCGACCGCAAGATCATCGTCACGAATGGGCGTCTCCCCGACGGCATCGCCGTGGATGTGGAGGCGGGCCATATCTACTGGACCAACATGGGTGTTCCCCCTCTCAACGATGGCTCGATCGAACGAGTCGACCTCGATGGCGGAAACCGCAAGGTCATCATTCCGCAAGGCGGTACGTACACGCCGAAGCAGATGCACCTCGATAAGGAGGGAAAGAAGCTTTACTGGTGCGACCGTGAAGGCATGCGCGTGATGCGCGCCAACCTCGATGGCTCGCAGGTCGAAACGCTGGTCGAGACCGGCCGCGGCGACGACGATCGGAAGGATCAGAATCGCTGGTGCGTCGGAATCACCGTCGATCCCAAACGGCGGCACATCTACTGGACGCAAAAGGGTCCCGATAATGGCGAACTGGGCCGCATCTTCCGCGCCGGCATCGACATCCCGAAGGGCGAGACCCCGGCGAACCGCTCCGACATCGAGGTGTTGTTCGATCGTTTGCCCGAGCCGATCGACCTTGAGCTCGATCTGACGAACCGCATCCTCTACTGGACCGACCGCGGCGATCCGCCGCGCGGCAATACCGTCAATCGCGCACCGATCGACACAAAGGCTGACCCAGAAATCGTGGTCACGCACTTGATGGAGGGCATCGGCATCGCGCTCGACGTTCCCGGCAACCGGATGTTCGTCACCGACTTCGCCGGCTCGGTCTATTCCGCCGATCTCGATGGCAAGAACGAGCGCAACTTCCTGTACGCCCAGGGCAACCTCACCGGCATTGCCTACGCCGAAATCTGA
- a CDS encoding membrane-bound PQQ-dependent dehydrogenase, glucose/quinate/shikimate family, whose amino-acid sequence MSSTVDVAPAATTRHRASELQKYLALTPRVLGGIVALLGLILAGGGAYLASLGGSLYYVLAGVMLVAAGLLMIRGKIAGIYTYVGAFAFTAVWSFWEVGLSGWELIPRLVGPFILLVLAILAAPAIDKTIGRHVRKLGSIGAGLFVAALGVLIPIFNQQAAPNPLPQAHTNAVFGDSAYAPKKGEWNAYGGGQGGQRYSDLAQITPANVKDLKRVWTFHTGDIPKKYGSELTPLKVGNTIYGCTPMNKLFALNAATGEKLWMHDPEVPTSWVPYTAACRGVAYYENPKATAGQACAVRIIEGTLDMRLIAVDAKTGQPCQDFGKDGSADLKVGLAQKDSATGAITPVIPGTAAITSAPVIVHGIVVSGHQVLDGQRRWAASGVIRGYDAVTGELRFAWDINQPEVTKLPPDGKPYSLGTPNMWTTGVGDEKLGLVYLPMGNSAGDYYTSLRSDEEKKYSSALVALDVNTGKPRWVFQTVHNDVWDYDLGSQPTLVEFPTANGKVPAVLLPTKQGDMFVLDRATGKPLHQVDEVAVPQGGAEPGQRSPTQPFSRYHTLRKADLVEHDMWGISPIDQMICRINFKRARYEGPFTPPELGRHNLEYPGYNGGSDWGSVAVDPHRGVIIANYNDMPNYDTLVTRKDADAMGLFPAGDPRAAGSASSAEGAGAQTGTPYGILVNAGWQMPTGVLCTRPPYGGIRAIDLATGKTLWDRPYGSARRNGPFGMPTFIGTPNNGGSVVTAGGLIFISAATDDLIKAIDIKTGEIVWSDVLPAGGQATPIVYEQDGKEYVAIMAGGHHFMMTPPGDALIAYALPDKK is encoded by the coding sequence ATGTCTTCGACAGTAGATGTAGCCCCGGCAGCAACGACTCGACACCGGGCATCAGAGTTGCAGAAATACCTCGCGTTGACGCCCCGGGTCTTGGGTGGGATCGTCGCATTGCTCGGTTTGATCCTCGCAGGCGGAGGCGCCTACCTCGCCTCGCTGGGAGGCAGCCTCTATTACGTCCTGGCCGGCGTCATGCTCGTCGCTGCGGGCCTTCTCATGATCCGGGGAAAGATCGCTGGCATCTACACCTATGTCGGCGCGTTCGCCTTCACGGCCGTTTGGAGCTTTTGGGAGGTCGGCCTGTCGGGCTGGGAATTGATCCCGCGTCTTGTCGGCCCCTTCATCCTCCTCGTCCTCGCCATTCTGGCTGCTCCCGCAATTGACAAGACGATCGGCCGGCATGTCCGAAAGCTGGGCTCGATCGGCGCCGGACTCTTCGTTGCCGCACTCGGCGTCCTCATCCCGATCTTCAATCAGCAGGCGGCACCGAACCCACTCCCTCAGGCGCACACAAACGCCGTCTTCGGAGATTCCGCGTATGCGCCCAAGAAGGGTGAGTGGAACGCCTATGGCGGCGGCCAGGGCGGGCAACGCTATTCGGATCTCGCCCAGATTACGCCCGCGAACGTCAAGGACCTCAAGCGCGTCTGGACCTTTCACACCGGCGACATTCCGAAGAAGTACGGATCGGAGCTGACCCCGCTCAAGGTCGGCAACACCATCTACGGCTGCACGCCGATGAACAAGTTGTTCGCGCTGAATGCGGCGACTGGCGAAAAGCTGTGGATGCACGATCCCGAGGTCCCGACCTCTTGGGTGCCCTACACGGCGGCTTGTCGTGGTGTGGCGTACTATGAGAATCCCAAGGCTACAGCCGGCCAGGCCTGCGCGGTACGCATCATCGAGGGAACGCTCGACATGCGCCTGATCGCGGTGGACGCAAAGACGGGTCAGCCATGCCAGGATTTCGGCAAGGACGGCTCGGCCGACCTCAAGGTCGGACTGGCGCAGAAGGATAGCGCTACGGGCGCCATCACACCCGTCATTCCGGGAACAGCGGCTATCACTTCGGCCCCGGTCATCGTGCACGGGATCGTCGTCTCCGGGCATCAGGTGCTCGATGGTCAACGCCGTTGGGCTGCATCTGGCGTCATCCGCGGGTACGACGCGGTGACCGGCGAGCTCCGCTTTGCCTGGGACATCAATCAGCCCGAGGTCACGAAACTGCCGCCGGACGGCAAGCCCTACTCGCTGGGCACGCCGAACATGTGGACCACAGGCGTCGGTGACGAAAAGCTTGGCCTCGTCTACCTGCCGATGGGCAACTCGGCGGGCGACTACTACACGTCGCTGCGCTCGGATGAGGAGAAGAAGTACAGCTCCGCACTCGTCGCGCTGGACGTGAACACGGGCAAGCCGCGCTGGGTGTTCCAGACCGTGCATAACGACGTGTGGGACTACGATCTCGGTTCTCAACCGACCCTGGTCGAATTCCCCACCGCGAACGGCAAGGTGCCGGCGGTCTTGCTGCCGACCAAGCAAGGCGACATGTTCGTGCTCGACCGCGCCACCGGCAAGCCGCTGCACCAGGTCGACGAAGTGGCCGTCCCGCAGGGCGGCGCGGAGCCCGGCCAGCGCTCTCCCACGCAGCCGTTCTCCCGTTACCACACGCTGCGCAAAGCCGATCTGGTCGAGCACGATATGTGGGGCATCTCGCCCATCGATCAGATGATTTGCCGGATCAACTTCAAGCGCGCTCGCTATGAAGGCCCGTTCACTCCGCCGGAGCTCGGCCGCCACAACCTTGAATATCCCGGCTACAACGGCGGATCGGACTGGGGCAGCGTTGCCGTCGACCCGCACCGCGGGGTGATCATCGCGAACTACAACGATATGCCGAACTACGACACGCTCGTGACCCGCAAAGACGCGGACGCGATGGGCCTGTTCCCTGCCGGTGATCCCCGCGCGGCCGGAAGCGCCTCGAGCGCCGAAGGTGCGGGTGCGCAGACGGGAACGCCTTACGGCATCCTCGTCAACGCGGGATGGCAGATGCCGACCGGCGTGCTGTGCACACGGCCTCCTTACGGCGGCATCCGTGCGATCGATCTCGCCACCGGCAAGACTCTGTGGGATCGTCCGTACGGTTCAGCTCGTCGAAACGGTCCGTTCGGCATGCCGACCTTCATCGGCACGCCAAACAATGGCGGGTCAGTCGTGACGGCAGGTGGCCTGATCTTTATCTCGGCGGCAACCGACGATCTGATCAAGGCGATCGACATCAAGACCGGCGAGATCGTGTGGAGTGACGTGCTCCCCGCGGGCGGCCAGGCCACGCCGATCGTCTATGAGCAGGATGGCAAGGAGTACGTTGCCATCATGGCCGGCGGCCATCACTTCATGATGACGCCGCCTGGCGACGCTCTGATCGCCTACGCCCTGCCCGACAAGAAGTAA
- the pqqA gene encoding pyrroloquinoline quinone precursor peptide PqqA — translation METDALKRETKEIQMPTATGLRASIANQLPSPVQEEAPTKWTTPRIVEIAVGLEINSYARAELN, via the coding sequence ATGGAAACCGACGCACTCAAGCGTGAAACAAAGGAGATCCAGATGCCCACCGCCACAGGACTGAGAGCTTCGATAGCGAACCAGCTTCCCTCGCCGGTTCAGGAAGAAGCCCCGACGAAGTGGACCACTCCACGGATCGTCGAGATCGCCGTCGGTCTCGAAATCAATTCTTACGCCCGCGCCGAGCTGAACTAA